A region of Moorena producens PAL-8-15-08-1 DNA encodes the following proteins:
- a CDS encoding sulfotransferase family 2 domain-containing protein, which produces MLSNAFYFIQKMAINIGVIPSEWFCFSEYDPRKFYVFADRRLVFIEVPKVASTSILYAIGKAYQVEFQHFIHNDPFWHIERDRLNPQQQEFYKFAFVRNPFDRLVSCYKNKLIQVRHQTKFNPGRYLFEGYIPLDATFDEFVKIITKIPDYLAEKHFKSQYAILSHGGKLLPDWIGRFETLADSWAEIAQKYGFEQDLPKLTSTEHLKNTPPDYRAYYTKELAEMVSRRYRKDLVLFGYTKAYQELWDFLDNK; this is translated from the coding sequence ATGCTAAGCAACGCTTTTTATTTCATTCAGAAGATGGCGATTAATATAGGAGTTATACCATCAGAGTGGTTCTGTTTCTCTGAATATGACCCACGGAAGTTCTATGTATTCGCGGATCGAAGGCTAGTTTTTATAGAAGTTCCCAAAGTTGCCAGTACCTCCATTTTGTACGCAATTGGCAAGGCTTATCAAGTCGAGTTCCAGCATTTCATACATAATGATCCGTTTTGGCATATTGAACGAGACAGGTTAAACCCGCAACAGCAAGAGTTTTACAAATTTGCCTTTGTGCGAAATCCTTTTGATAGATTAGTCTCTTGTTATAAGAATAAACTAATTCAGGTGCGCCACCAGACTAAGTTTAATCCTGGTAGATATTTATTCGAGGGGTATATTCCTTTGGATGCTACTTTTGATGAATTTGTCAAAATCATTACCAAAATTCCTGACTATCTTGCTGAGAAACATTTTAAATCTCAGTACGCCATTTTGTCCCATGGGGGAAAGTTATTGCCTGATTGGATAGGGCGTTTTGAAACCTTAGCGGATTCCTGGGCAGAAATCGCTCAGAAATATGGTTTTGAACAGGACTTACCAAAATTAACATCAACTGAGCACCTCAAGAATACACCACCAGATTACCGAGCATACTACACAAAAGAATTGGCCGAGATGGTTTCCAGACGGTATAGAAAAGATCTGGTGTTATTTGGATACACCAAGGCTTACCAAGAACTCTGGGATTTTTTAGACAACAAGTAA
- a CDS encoding glycosyltransferase family 2 protein, with protein sequence MEEITYLIANYNNGKYITDCLNSLHQQSSPNWRAIIVDDQSTDNSLQIINSQLTEKIKFLKNEQNIGYTPTLIRLIEQATTDIVGILDPDDALYPEATELVLQAYCEYPEAGFVYTNQDYYNEELTAKIGSYLSSAIPSGRTSLMHGVGAMRTFRRSAYAKTTGLDPSILYAEDRDLVYKMEEVTPFVFVDLALYKYRYVPNSQSHNPQKRRLGDKNHRRAYRNALARRQITGRLDTPRSKDAGILRSTTRLAEPGRNQEQ encoded by the coding sequence ATGGAAGAAATCACTTACCTCATTGCTAACTATAACAACGGTAAGTATATCACAGATTGCCTCAACTCCCTCCACCAACAAAGCTCTCCTAATTGGCGTGCTATCATCGTTGATGATCAAAGCACGGATAATTCGCTACAAATAATAAATTCGCAACTTACTGAAAAAATTAAATTCTTAAAAAACGAGCAAAATATTGGTTATACACCCACGCTCATCCGCTTAATTGAACAGGCTACCACCGATATCGTGGGCATTTTAGATCCCGATGATGCACTGTACCCAGAGGCAACAGAACTCGTTTTGCAAGCTTATTGTGAGTATCCTGAGGCGGGTTTTGTCTACACCAACCAAGATTATTACAATGAAGAGTTAACAGCCAAAATCGGGTCATATCTTTCATCTGCCATCCCATCAGGCCGCACGAGTTTGATGCATGGAGTGGGTGCCATGAGAACCTTTCGACGCTCGGCATATGCCAAAACTACGGGGCTTGATCCAAGCATCTTGTATGCCGAAGATCGGGATTTAGTCTACAAAATGGAGGAGGTGACACCCTTTGTTTTTGTTGATCTAGCACTATATAAATATCGTTATGTGCCAAATTCACAAAGCCATAACCCACAAAAACGCAGACTCGGAGACAAAAATCATCGTCGTGCGTATCGTAACGCCCTAGCTCGCCGCCAAATTACTGGGCGGCTTGACACTCCCCGGTCTAAAGACGCGGGGATTCTTCGCTCAACGACCCGACTTGCTGAACCTGGCCGGAACCAAGAACAGTAG